In Topomyia yanbarensis strain Yona2022 chromosome 2, ASM3024719v1, whole genome shotgun sequence, one DNA window encodes the following:
- the LOC131681663 gene encoding protein held out wings isoform X4, giving the protein MSTYCNSISSDNSQTTQSIADYLAQLLKDRKQLAAFPNVFNHVERLLDEEISKVRASLFQINGVTKEPLTLPEPEGEAMTLNEKVYVPVKEHPDFNFVGRILGPRGMTAKQLEQETGCKIMVRGKGSMRDKKKEEANRGKPNWEHLSDDLHVLITVEDTENRAAMKIKRALEEVRKLLVPHAEGEDELKKRQLMELAIINGTYRDSSAKAVPAELSFETAYDGWKQLAAEQRLMNPAAFTGLTTNHLAAAAARNAANPLGAPLILSPRISVPTTGASLMTGAAPPTIDHTTGLIYTTSPYGDYTSYAALAAGNPLLAEYADHSEDYLRKS; this is encoded by the coding sequence ATGAGTACGTATTGCAACAGCATCAGCTCGGATAACTCTCAGACGACGCAAAGCATTGCGGACTATCTGGCACAGTTACTTAAAGATAGGAAGCAATTGGCCGCCTTCCCAAATGTGTTCAATCATGTGGAGCGTCTGCTGGACGAAGAGATATCGAAGGTACGGGCTTCATTATTCCAGATCAATGGAGTAACCAAGGAACCTCTAACCCTGCCAGAACCCGAGGGAGAAGCGATGACCTTGAACGAGAAGGTCTATGTACCCGTTAAAGAACATCCCGATTTCAACTTTGTGGGTCGAATTCTTGGCCCTCGAGGAATGACCGCGAAACAACTGGAACAAGAGACGGGTTGCAAAATAATGGTTCGGGGGAAAGGCTCGATGCGCGATAAGAAAAAAGAGGAAGCAAACCGGGGTAAACCCAACTGGGAGCATCTGTCTGATGATTTACACGTTTTGATTACCGTTGAAGATACCGAGAACCGAGCTGCAATGAAAATCAAACGTGCTCTGGAAGAGGTCAGGAAACTGTTGGTCCCACATGCTGAAGGCGAAGACGAACTGAAAAAACGGCAGCTCATGGAATTGGCCATCATCAACGGAACATATCGGGACTCGAGTGCAAAGGCCGTCCCTGCCGAATTGAGCTTTGAAACAGCATACGACGGATGGAAGCAGCTGGCTGCTGAGCAACGTCTAATGAACCCTGCAGCCTTCACCGGTTTGACGACGAATCATCTGGCTGCTGCCGCAGCACGAAATGCCGCCAATCCGCTCGGTGCTCCCCTGATTTTGTCGCCACGAATCTCCGTGCCTACCACTGGTGCCAGTTTAATGACCGGTGCGGCACCACCGACAATCGACCATACCACCGGACTGATATACACCACATCACCGTACGGCGACTACACCAGCTATGCTGCGCTTGCTGCCGGAAATCCGCTGCTCGCGGAGTACGCCGATCACAGT
- the LOC131681663 gene encoding protein held out wings isoform X5, protein MSTYCNSISSDNSQTTQSIADYLAQLLKDRKQLAAFPNVFNHVERLLDEEISKVRASLFQINGVTKEPLTLPEPEGEAMTLNEKVYVPVKEHPDFNFVGRILGPRGMTAKQLEQETGCKIMVRGKGSMRDKKKEEANRGKPNWEHLSDDLHVLITVEDTENRAAMKIKRALEEVRKLLVPHAEGEDELKKRQLMELAIINGTYRDSSAKAVPAELSFETAYDGWKQLAAEQRLMNPAAFTGLTTNHLAAAAARNAANPLGAPLILSPRISVPTTGASLMTGAAPPTIDHTTGLIYTTSPYGDYTSYAALAAGNPLLAEYADHSVRQF, encoded by the coding sequence ATGAGTACGTATTGCAACAGCATCAGCTCGGATAACTCTCAGACGACGCAAAGCATTGCGGACTATCTGGCACAGTTACTTAAAGATAGGAAGCAATTGGCCGCCTTCCCAAATGTGTTCAATCATGTGGAGCGTCTGCTGGACGAAGAGATATCGAAGGTACGGGCTTCATTATTCCAGATCAATGGAGTAACCAAGGAACCTCTAACCCTGCCAGAACCCGAGGGAGAAGCGATGACCTTGAACGAGAAGGTCTATGTACCCGTTAAAGAACATCCCGATTTCAACTTTGTGGGTCGAATTCTTGGCCCTCGAGGAATGACCGCGAAACAACTGGAACAAGAGACGGGTTGCAAAATAATGGTTCGGGGGAAAGGCTCGATGCGCGATAAGAAAAAAGAGGAAGCAAACCGGGGTAAACCCAACTGGGAGCATCTGTCTGATGATTTACACGTTTTGATTACCGTTGAAGATACCGAGAACCGAGCTGCAATGAAAATCAAACGTGCTCTGGAAGAGGTCAGGAAACTGTTGGTCCCACATGCTGAAGGCGAAGACGAACTGAAAAAACGGCAGCTCATGGAATTGGCCATCATCAACGGAACATATCGGGACTCGAGTGCAAAGGCCGTCCCTGCCGAATTGAGCTTTGAAACAGCATACGACGGATGGAAGCAGCTGGCTGCTGAGCAACGTCTAATGAACCCTGCAGCCTTCACCGGTTTGACGACGAATCATCTGGCTGCTGCCGCAGCACGAAATGCCGCCAATCCGCTCGGTGCTCCCCTGATTTTGTCGCCACGAATCTCCGTGCCTACCACTGGTGCCAGTTTAATGACCGGTGCGGCACCACCGACAATCGACCATACCACCGGACTGATATACACCACATCACCGTACGGCGACTACACCAGCTATGCTGCGCTTGCTGCCGGAAATCCGCTGCTCGCGGAGTACGCCGATCACAGT
- the LOC131681663 gene encoding protein held out wings isoform X1, whose protein sequence is MSTYCNSISSDNSQTTQSIADYLAQLLKDRKQLAAFPNVFNHVERLLDEEISKVRASLFQINGVTKEPLTLPEPEGEAMTLNEKVYVPVKEHPDFNFVGRILGPRGMTAKQLEQETGCKIMVRGKGSMRDKKKEEANRGKPNWEHLSDDLHVLITVEDTENRAAMKIKRALEEVRKLLVPHAEGEDELKKRQLMELAIINGTYRDSSAKAVPAELSFETAYDGWKQLAAEQRLMNPAAFTGLTTNHLAAAAARNAANPLGAPLILSPRISVPTTGASLMTGAAPPTIDHTTGLIYTTSPYGDYTSYAALAAGNPLLAEYADHSVGAMKTQRRQFAPRDHPY, encoded by the coding sequence ATGAGTACGTATTGCAACAGCATCAGCTCGGATAACTCTCAGACGACGCAAAGCATTGCGGACTATCTGGCACAGTTACTTAAAGATAGGAAGCAATTGGCCGCCTTCCCAAATGTGTTCAATCATGTGGAGCGTCTGCTGGACGAAGAGATATCGAAGGTACGGGCTTCATTATTCCAGATCAATGGAGTAACCAAGGAACCTCTAACCCTGCCAGAACCCGAGGGAGAAGCGATGACCTTGAACGAGAAGGTCTATGTACCCGTTAAAGAACATCCCGATTTCAACTTTGTGGGTCGAATTCTTGGCCCTCGAGGAATGACCGCGAAACAACTGGAACAAGAGACGGGTTGCAAAATAATGGTTCGGGGGAAAGGCTCGATGCGCGATAAGAAAAAAGAGGAAGCAAACCGGGGTAAACCCAACTGGGAGCATCTGTCTGATGATTTACACGTTTTGATTACCGTTGAAGATACCGAGAACCGAGCTGCAATGAAAATCAAACGTGCTCTGGAAGAGGTCAGGAAACTGTTGGTCCCACATGCTGAAGGCGAAGACGAACTGAAAAAACGGCAGCTCATGGAATTGGCCATCATCAACGGAACATATCGGGACTCGAGTGCAAAGGCCGTCCCTGCCGAATTGAGCTTTGAAACAGCATACGACGGATGGAAGCAGCTGGCTGCTGAGCAACGTCTAATGAACCCTGCAGCCTTCACCGGTTTGACGACGAATCATCTGGCTGCTGCCGCAGCACGAAATGCCGCCAATCCGCTCGGTGCTCCCCTGATTTTGTCGCCACGAATCTCCGTGCCTACCACTGGTGCCAGTTTAATGACCGGTGCGGCACCACCGACAATCGACCATACCACCGGACTGATATACACCACATCACCGTACGGCGACTACACCAGCTATGCTGCGCTTGCTGCCGGAAATCCGCTGCTCGCGGAGTACGCCGATCACAGTGTAGGTGCAATGAAAACTCAAAGAAGGCAATTCGCGCCTAGAGATCATCCTTACTAA
- the LOC131681663 gene encoding protein held out wings isoform X2, with translation MSTYCNSISSDNSQTTQSIADYLAQLLKDRKQLAAFPNVFNHVERLLDEEISKVRASLFQINGVTKEPLTLPEPEGEAMTLNEKVYVPVKEHPDFNFVGRILGPRGMTAKQLEQETGCKIMVRGKGSMRDKKKEEANRGKPNWEHLSDDLHVLITVEDTENRAAMKIKRALEEVRKLLVPHAEGEDELKKRQLMELAIINGTYRDSSAKAVPAELSFETAYDGWKQLAAEQRLMNPAAFTGLTTNHLAAAAARNAANPLGAPLILSPRISVPTTGASLMTGAAPPTIDHTTGLIYTTSPYGDYTSYAALAAGNPLLAEYADHSFSSRFQPFPRHLGQMTV, from the coding sequence ATGAGTACGTATTGCAACAGCATCAGCTCGGATAACTCTCAGACGACGCAAAGCATTGCGGACTATCTGGCACAGTTACTTAAAGATAGGAAGCAATTGGCCGCCTTCCCAAATGTGTTCAATCATGTGGAGCGTCTGCTGGACGAAGAGATATCGAAGGTACGGGCTTCATTATTCCAGATCAATGGAGTAACCAAGGAACCTCTAACCCTGCCAGAACCCGAGGGAGAAGCGATGACCTTGAACGAGAAGGTCTATGTACCCGTTAAAGAACATCCCGATTTCAACTTTGTGGGTCGAATTCTTGGCCCTCGAGGAATGACCGCGAAACAACTGGAACAAGAGACGGGTTGCAAAATAATGGTTCGGGGGAAAGGCTCGATGCGCGATAAGAAAAAAGAGGAAGCAAACCGGGGTAAACCCAACTGGGAGCATCTGTCTGATGATTTACACGTTTTGATTACCGTTGAAGATACCGAGAACCGAGCTGCAATGAAAATCAAACGTGCTCTGGAAGAGGTCAGGAAACTGTTGGTCCCACATGCTGAAGGCGAAGACGAACTGAAAAAACGGCAGCTCATGGAATTGGCCATCATCAACGGAACATATCGGGACTCGAGTGCAAAGGCCGTCCCTGCCGAATTGAGCTTTGAAACAGCATACGACGGATGGAAGCAGCTGGCTGCTGAGCAACGTCTAATGAACCCTGCAGCCTTCACCGGTTTGACGACGAATCATCTGGCTGCTGCCGCAGCACGAAATGCCGCCAATCCGCTCGGTGCTCCCCTGATTTTGTCGCCACGAATCTCCGTGCCTACCACTGGTGCCAGTTTAATGACCGGTGCGGCACCACCGACAATCGACCATACCACCGGACTGATATACACCACATCACCGTACGGCGACTACACCAGCTATGCTGCGCTTGCTGCCGGAAATCCGCTGCTCGCGGAGTACGCCGATCACAGT
- the LOC131681663 gene encoding protein held out wings isoform X3: MSTYCNSISSDNSQTTQSIADYLAQLLKDRKQLAAFPNVFNHVERLLDEEISKVRASLFQINGVTKEPLTLPEPEGEAMTLNEKVYVPVKEHPDFNFVGRILGPRGMTAKQLEQETGCKIMVRGKGSMRDKKKEEANRGKPNWEHLSDDLHVLITVEDTENRAAMKIKRALEEVRKLLVPHAEGEDELKKRQLMELAIINGTYRDSSAKAVPAELSFETAYDGWKQLAAEQRLMNPAAFTGLTTNHLAAAAARNAANPLGAPLILSPRISVPTTGASLMTGAAPPTIDHTTGLIYTTSPYGDYTSYAALAAGNPLLAEYADHSSLSLFQVRQF, encoded by the coding sequence ATGAGTACGTATTGCAACAGCATCAGCTCGGATAACTCTCAGACGACGCAAAGCATTGCGGACTATCTGGCACAGTTACTTAAAGATAGGAAGCAATTGGCCGCCTTCCCAAATGTGTTCAATCATGTGGAGCGTCTGCTGGACGAAGAGATATCGAAGGTACGGGCTTCATTATTCCAGATCAATGGAGTAACCAAGGAACCTCTAACCCTGCCAGAACCCGAGGGAGAAGCGATGACCTTGAACGAGAAGGTCTATGTACCCGTTAAAGAACATCCCGATTTCAACTTTGTGGGTCGAATTCTTGGCCCTCGAGGAATGACCGCGAAACAACTGGAACAAGAGACGGGTTGCAAAATAATGGTTCGGGGGAAAGGCTCGATGCGCGATAAGAAAAAAGAGGAAGCAAACCGGGGTAAACCCAACTGGGAGCATCTGTCTGATGATTTACACGTTTTGATTACCGTTGAAGATACCGAGAACCGAGCTGCAATGAAAATCAAACGTGCTCTGGAAGAGGTCAGGAAACTGTTGGTCCCACATGCTGAAGGCGAAGACGAACTGAAAAAACGGCAGCTCATGGAATTGGCCATCATCAACGGAACATATCGGGACTCGAGTGCAAAGGCCGTCCCTGCCGAATTGAGCTTTGAAACAGCATACGACGGATGGAAGCAGCTGGCTGCTGAGCAACGTCTAATGAACCCTGCAGCCTTCACCGGTTTGACGACGAATCATCTGGCTGCTGCCGCAGCACGAAATGCCGCCAATCCGCTCGGTGCTCCCCTGATTTTGTCGCCACGAATCTCCGTGCCTACCACTGGTGCCAGTTTAATGACCGGTGCGGCACCACCGACAATCGACCATACCACCGGACTGATATACACCACATCACCGTACGGCGACTACACCAGCTATGCTGCGCTTGCTGCCGGAAATCCGCTGCTCGCGGAGTACGCCGATCACAGT